The following proteins are encoded in a genomic region of Arcobacter suis CECT 7833:
- the thiC gene encoding phosphomethylpyrimidine synthase ThiC yields MRNWLDNHKNDKIRTQMYYAKQGIITPDMEYVAKVEKLDPELVRAEIERGRLIIPANVNHRQLVPMAIGIASSCKINANIGSSALASNVEGEIEKVDVCLKYGADTIMDLSTGGDLDMIRTAVIKHSTVPIGTVPIYQILHDVKDKIEDLSIDVMLKVIEKQAQQGVSYFTIHAGFLLEFMPHVAKRKMGIVSRGGSLMAAWMMHYHRENPFYEAFDEILDICAKYDVSLSLGDSLRPGCLADASDEAQLNELKVLGELTLRAWEKNVQVMIEGPGHVPLNQIERNMKLEKEYCHEAPFYILGPLTTDIAAGYDHISSAIGAAVGGWHGASMLCYVTPKEHLGLPNAEDVRNGIIAYKIAAHSADIARGRKGARDIDDEMSDARYGFDWNKQFELCLDPERAKEYHDETLPQDVFKEAEFCSMCGPKFCSYKITQKIVKEHGQAMIDIAG; encoded by the coding sequence ATGAGAAATTGGTTAGACAATCATAAAAATGACAAAATTAGAACTCAAATGTACTATGCAAAACAAGGAATTATTACTCCAGATATGGAATATGTGGCAAAAGTTGAGAAACTTGACCCTGAGCTTGTAAGAGCTGAAATTGAAAGAGGAAGATTAATAATTCCTGCAAATGTTAACCATAGACAATTAGTTCCAATGGCAATTGGAATTGCATCTTCATGCAAAATAAACGCAAATATCGGTTCTTCTGCACTTGCTTCAAATGTTGAAGGTGAAATAGAAAAAGTTGATGTTTGTTTAAAATATGGTGCTGATACAATCATGGATTTAAGTACAGGTGGTGACTTAGATATGATTAGAACAGCTGTAATTAAACACTCTACAGTTCCAATTGGAACAGTGCCTATTTATCAAATTTTACATGATGTAAAAGATAAAATCGAAGATTTATCAATTGATGTTATGTTAAAAGTTATTGAAAAACAAGCACAACAAGGTGTTTCATACTTTACTATTCATGCTGGATTCTTATTAGAATTTATGCCTCATGTTGCAAAAAGAAAAATGGGAATAGTAAGTCGAGGTGGTTCTTTAATGGCTGCTTGGATGATGCATTATCACAGAGAAAATCCATTTTATGAAGCATTTGATGAAATTTTAGATATTTGTGCAAAATACGATGTATCTTTATCTTTAGGAGATTCATTAAGACCTGGATGTTTAGCTGATGCATCTGATGAAGCTCAATTAAATGAGTTAAAAGTTTTAGGTGAATTAACACTTAGAGCTTGGGAAAAAAATGTTCAAGTTATGATTGAAGGTCCTGGTCACGTTCCTTTAAATCAAATTGAAAGAAATATGAAACTTGAAAAAGAGTATTGTCACGAAGCACCGTTCTATATTTTAGGACCACTTACAACTGATATTGCTGCTGGTTATGACCATATTTCATCTGCAATTGGTGCAGCTGTTGGTGGATGGCATGGCGCAAGTATGCTTTGTTATGTAACTCCAAAAGAACACTTAGGTTTACCAAATGCGGAAGATGTTAGAAATGGAATTATTGCTTATAAAATAGCAGCTCACAGTGCTGATATTGCACGTGGAAGAAAAGGTGCTAGAGATATTGATGATGAAATGTCTGATGCTAGATATGGCTTTGACTGGAACAAACAGTTTGAATTATGCTTAGATCCAGAAAGAGCTAAAGAATATCATGATGAAACATTACCTCAAGATGTATTTAAAGAAGCAGAATTCTGCTCAATGTGTGGACCAAAATTCTGCTCATATAAAATTACTCAAAAAATTGTAAAAGAGCATGGTCAAGCAATGATTGACATTGCTGGTTAA
- a CDS encoding Mrp/NBP35 family ATP-binding protein, whose product MANVENIKKELENIKYPGFAKSIVEFGFVKDIQVDGTNCSILLDITSTAAEVEVQLRKEIAACLSAIGINVTLNFNKPQEQKQASNSVSGKNIAPQIKKVVMVSSGKGGVGKSTTTVNLAVAAAMQGKRVGILDADIYGPNIPRMMGLQGKEVEIVGDKAKPLNAYGVDVMSMGMLMEEGQALIWRGAMIMKAIQQLLRDILWEELDILFIDMPPGTGDAQLTLAQSVPVSAGINVTTPQHVALDDSRRSLDMFKKLHIPVAGIVENMSGFVCPSCNVESDIFGMGTCEELAVQYNTQVLANLPIEPAIREGGDAGKPVVYFNPESVSAKRYMIAADKLIQFLANIDDNIDNSAIQPIMPAGVSACSTEGQKIKAEHESAQKAKSGESCGTGCGCH is encoded by the coding sequence ATGGCAAATGTAGAAAATATTAAAAAAGAATTAGAAAATATTAAATATCCAGGTTTTGCAAAATCAATAGTAGAGTTTGGATTTGTAAAAGATATTCAAGTGGATGGAACAAATTGTTCTATTCTTCTTGATATTACTTCAACAGCTGCTGAAGTTGAAGTACAATTAAGAAAAGAAATTGCAGCCTGTTTAAGTGCTATTGGAATAAATGTTACACTAAATTTTAATAAACCACAAGAACAAAAACAAGCAAGTAATAGTGTAAGTGGAAAAAATATAGCTCCTCAAATCAAAAAAGTTGTAATGGTAAGCTCAGGAAAAGGTGGAGTTGGGAAATCAACTACAACTGTAAACTTAGCAGTTGCAGCTGCAATGCAAGGTAAAAGAGTGGGTATCCTTGATGCTGATATTTATGGACCAAATATTCCTCGTATGATGGGTTTACAAGGTAAGGAAGTAGAAATTGTTGGAGATAAAGCAAAACCTTTAAATGCTTACGGTGTTGATGTTATGTCAATGGGTATGTTAATGGAAGAGGGGCAAGCTCTTATTTGGAGAGGTGCTATGATTATGAAAGCAATCCAACAACTTTTAAGAGATATTTTATGGGAAGAGTTAGATATTTTATTTATTGATATGCCTCCTGGAACTGGTGATGCTCAATTAACTTTAGCTCAAAGTGTTCCTGTAAGTGCTGGAATAAATGTAACAACTCCTCAGCATGTTGCACTTGATGATTCAAGAAGATCTTTAGATATGTTCAAAAAACTTCATATTCCAGTTGCTGGAATTGTTGAAAATATGAGTGGATTTGTTTGTCCTTCATGTAATGTAGAATCTGATATTTTTGGAATGGGAACTTGTGAAGAACTTGCAGTTCAATACAATACTCAAGTATTAGCAAATTTACCAATTGAACCAGCTATTAGAGAAGGTGGAGATGCAGGAAAACCTGTAGTTTATTTCAATCCTGAATCAGTTTCAGCAAAAAGATATATGATTGCAGCGGATAAATTAATTCAATTCTTAGCAAATATTGATGACAATATTGATAATTCAGCGATTCAACCAATTATGCCAGCAGGTGTAAGTGCTTGTTCAACTGAAGGTCAAAAAATAAAAGCTGAACATGAATCAGCTCAAAAAGCTAAAAGTGGTGAAAGTTGTGGAACTGGATGTGGTTGCCACTAA
- the hisIE gene encoding bifunctional phosphoribosyl-AMP cyclohydrolase/phosphoribosyl-ATP diphosphatase HisIE produces the protein MEQLNRIDWLKMDNLIPVITQDATTNEVLMLAYMNQEALELTIKTNYAHYFSRSKQRIWKKGESSNHLQEVVEILVDCDNDTLLLKVNQEGVACHTGRKSCFFTNLNTNETISDVQINTSNAYGVINTLYHTIQEKKNDDPNKSYTAKLLQGKQNSMLKKIVEESGEFTFAIKDNDTEEIIYEAADITYHVLVALASKNISPDRVKQELARRFGISGIEEKNSRVDK, from the coding sequence ATGGAACAATTAAATAGAATTGATTGGCTAAAGATGGATAATCTAATTCCAGTTATTACTCAAGATGCAACAACAAATGAAGTTTTAATGCTTGCATATATGAATCAAGAAGCTCTTGAACTGACAATCAAAACAAACTATGCTCACTATTTTAGTAGAAGTAAACAAAGAATCTGGAAAAAAGGTGAAAGTTCAAATCACCTTCAAGAAGTTGTTGAAATTTTAGTTGATTGTGATAATGACACATTACTTTTAAAAGTAAATCAAGAAGGTGTTGCTTGTCACACAGGAAGAAAATCTTGTTTTTTCACAAATCTAAATACTAATGAAACTATAAGTGATGTACAAATAAATACAAGTAATGCTTATGGAGTTATAAATACTTTATATCACACTATTCAAGAGAAAAAAAATGATGATCCAAATAAATCATACACAGCAAAACTTCTTCAAGGTAAACAAAATTCAATGCTTAAAAAAATAGTTGAAGAATCTGGCGAGTTTACTTTTGCCATAAAAGATAATGATACAGAAGAGATTATTTACGAAGCGGCTGATATTACATACCATGTTTTAGTTGCACTTGCATCAAAAAACATAAGTCCAGATAGAGTTAAACAAGAGTTAGCTAGAAGATTTGGGATTTCTGGGATTGAAGAAAAAAATTCAAGAGTTGATAAATAA
- a CDS encoding prohibitin family protein gives MPIDNDYFKNRQQNNSGGNNNGGGNFQPPFETPEFFKNFGKKAGMLYLVIIVIAALFIFKPFVIIESGQVGIKATTGKYDETPLNPGFHLYIPVFQKVIIVDTKVRLLNYRSVEEMSGFDAGIKINPAISVLDSRGLPVSIELTVQYRLTASGAPATIATWGLSWEDKIVNPVVRNVVRNVIGGFNAEELPMKRNEIATNLDTLIKTQVTELAEGSVTIESVQLREIVLPEKIKEQIERVQIANQESERVRYEVLRAKQEAEKRAAQATGEAEAKRIEAQGRADAVTIEAKAQSVANKTIAESLTSNLLQMQQIEVQGKFNDALRENKDAKIFLTPGGSTPNIWVDTKDKSRDAVINK, from the coding sequence ATGCCTATAGACAACGATTATTTTAAAAATAGACAACAGAATAATAGTGGTGGAAATAACAATGGTGGTGGAAATTTCCAACCTCCTTTTGAAACACCAGAGTTTTTCAAAAACTTTGGGAAAAAGGCAGGAATGCTTTATCTAGTTATCATAGTTATTGCTGCACTTTTTATTTTTAAACCATTTGTTATTATTGAATCAGGACAAGTTGGTATTAAAGCAACAACAGGAAAATACGATGAAACACCATTAAATCCTGGTTTTCACTTATATATTCCCGTTTTCCAAAAAGTTATAATAGTTGATACAAAAGTTAGACTATTAAATTATAGAAGTGTTGAAGAGATGAGTGGATTTGATGCAGGAATTAAAATCAATCCAGCTATTAGCGTTCTTGATTCAAGAGGTTTACCTGTTTCTATTGAACTTACAGTTCAATATAGACTTACAGCATCAGGAGCACCAGCTACGATTGCTACATGGGGATTATCTTGGGAAGATAAGATAGTAAATCCAGTTGTAAGAAATGTTGTAAGAAATGTTATTGGAGGATTTAACGCAGAAGAACTTCCAATGAAAAGAAACGAAATTGCTACAAACCTTGATACGTTAATAAAAACACAAGTTACAGAATTAGCTGAAGGTTCAGTTACTATTGAGTCTGTTCAATTAAGAGAAATTGTACTTCCTGAAAAAATTAAAGAACAAATTGAAAGAGTTCAAATAGCTAATCAAGAATCTGAAAGAGTAAGATACGAAGTTTTAAGAGCAAAACAAGAAGCTGAAAAAAGAGCTGCACAAGCAACTGGTGAAGCAGAAGCTAAAAGAATTGAAGCACAAGGTAGAGCAGATGCTGTAACCATTGAAGCAAAAGCACAATCTGTTGCAAATAAAACTATCGCTGAATCTTTAACTTCTAACCTATTACAAATGCAACAAATTGAAGTTCAAGGTAAATTCAATGATGCACTAAGAGAAAATAAAGATGCGAAGATATTCTTAACACCGGGTGGTTCAACTCCAAATATTTGGGTTGATACTAAAGACAAATCTAGAGATGCAGTTATAAATAAATAA
- a CDS encoding branched-chain amino acid transaminase, whose protein sequence is MTESKYIWMDGEFVNWNDAKVHVLSHTLHYGNGAIEGTKAYKTVDGRCAIFKLNEHTQRLLNSSKMTLMNVPFSLEELNKAQVELLQKNELFEGAYIRPLVYLGYGVMGLYHKDAPVNVSVSAWEWGAYLGEEGLRKGVRVKISSFTRTPNTSGMGKAKAVANYLNSQMAKFEAVEAGYDEALLRDDQGYIAEASGACFFIVRDGKLITPPNDNSLESITQATVIELAADMGIEVVRRRISREEVYIADEAFFTGTAAEITPIRDVDARVIGCGSRGPITEKIQSAYFDVVAGKNEKYIKYLTYVN, encoded by the coding sequence ATGACTGAGTCAAAATATATATGGATGGATGGAGAATTTGTAAATTGGAATGATGCAAAAGTACATGTATTAAGCCACACTCTTCATTATGGGAATGGTGCTATTGAAGGAACAAAAGCATACAAAACTGTTGATGGAAGATGTGCTATTTTCAAACTTAATGAACATACACAAAGATTATTAAACTCTTCAAAAATGACACTAATGAATGTACCTTTTTCACTTGAAGAATTGAATAAAGCACAAGTTGAATTATTACAAAAAAATGAATTATTCGAAGGTGCTTATATTAGACCTTTAGTTTACTTAGGTTACGGTGTTATGGGACTTTATCATAAAGATGCTCCGGTAAATGTATCTGTTTCTGCATGGGAATGGGGAGCTTATTTAGGAGAAGAAGGTCTTAGAAAAGGTGTAAGAGTTAAAATTTCATCATTTACAAGAACTCCAAATACTTCTGGTATGGGAAAAGCAAAAGCTGTTGCAAATTATTTAAATTCTCAAATGGCAAAATTTGAAGCTGTTGAAGCTGGATATGATGAAGCTTTACTAAGAGATGACCAAGGTTATATTGCTGAAGCATCTGGGGCTTGTTTCTTTATAGTAAGAGATGGAAAATTAATCACTCCTCCAAATGATAACTCATTAGAATCAATCACACAAGCTACTGTTATAGAACTTGCCGCTGATATGGGAATTGAAGTTGTAAGAAGAAGAATTAGTAGAGAAGAAGTTTATATCGCTGATGAAGCATTCTTTACAGGAACAGCTGCTGAAATTACTCCAATTAGAGATGTTGATGCAAGAGTTATTGGTTGTGGCTCACGTGGTCCAATTACAGAAAAAATTCAATCAGCATACTTTGATGTAGTTGCTGGAAAAAATGAAAAATATATTAAGTATTTAACATATGTTAACTAA
- a CDS encoding class I SAM-dependent methyltransferase, translated as MSQQEFWNNKFSKANYFYGTKANEFLASKIELFNNHKKLLCLGEGEGRNAIFFAQNGFEVSAIDASNLGLEKLQNRAIEEKLDIKTTCMDLNFWKVLEKYDVIVASYLHMYKDEREELFKKIEDSLNRNGYFIAEFFSTKQLSFNSGGPKDLDLLYSLEDFSNYFNSCKKNITEEIVVLDEGIGHRGEACVIRVVVQKN; from the coding sequence ATGAGTCAACAAGAGTTTTGGAATAATAAATTTTCAAAAGCAAATTATTTTTATGGAACAAAAGCAAATGAATTTTTAGCTTCAAAAATTGAATTATTTAATAATCATAAAAAACTTTTATGCTTAGGCGAGGGTGAAGGAAGAAATGCGATATTTTTTGCTCAAAATGGGTTTGAAGTAAGTGCAATTGATGCTTCAAATTTAGGATTAGAAAAACTTCAAAATAGGGCTATTGAAGAGAAGTTAGATATAAAAACTACTTGTATGGATTTGAATTTTTGGAAAGTTTTAGAAAAATATGATGTGATAGTAGCTTCTTATTTACACATGTATAAAGATGAAAGAGAAGAGTTATTTAAAAAAATTGAAGATTCTTTAAATAGAAATGGTTACTTTATTGCTGAGTTTTTTTCAACAAAACAATTATCTTTTAATAGTGGTGGACCAAAGGATTTGGATTTACTTTATAGTCTTGAAGATTTTTCAAATTATTTTAATTCATGTAAAAAAAATATTACAGAAGAAATAGTGGTTTTAGATGAAGGAATTGGTCATCGAGGTGAGGCTTGTGTGATTAGAGTTGTTGTTCAAAAGAATTGA